A DNA window from Fragaria vesca subsp. vesca linkage group LG3, FraVesHawaii_1.0, whole genome shotgun sequence contains the following coding sequences:
- the LOC101307968 gene encoding uncharacterized protein LOC101307968 encodes MYLGINFILLKVEKKNGGDADRNQLKMRSIRFLVPGLFWIALQKLADQFLLISDIYWKIEHHLTCTSYICTAAECDHAEKSGFEWICCLYITRIIINLNNMSQYLFSGS; translated from the exons ATGTATCTGGGCATTAATTTCA TTCTTTTAAAGGTCGAAAAGAAGAATGGTGGAGATGCAGATCGTAACCAGCTAAAAATGAGATCAATAAG GTTTTTGGTTCCAGGTTTGTTTTGGATTGCTCTCCAAAAGCTTGCTGATCAGTTTCTACTAATTTCAG ATATCTACTGGAAGATAGAGCATCACCTGACGTGCACCTCATACATCTGCACTGCTGCTGAGTGTGATCACGCTGAGAAATCT GGATTTGAATGGATTTGCTGTCTATATATCACCAGAATTATAATTAATCTCAACAACATGAGTCAATACCTCTTTTCAG GATCATGA
- the LOC101308263 gene encoding uncharacterized protein LOC101308263, whose protein sequence is MAELLWEMEGQVLFGDEIHVNLAREEDEEEFRSCCEDDEVWKENDEPVKVESKDDLDEFSVKMFFKGISMTGFGDSSVGLSGIGVVMERAANVPVIQVQKRLDFYVEEPVADYLALMDGLVEAVQNNVRRVYAFTDSELLYDQVSNEEKLDMPLLVALRERILEHAGNLEAFVLKLVPTIDLDRPSKLAQVAIGVVSFPAKGVESLETCSICCDDKPSVMMIAMKCSHEFCSHCMRTYVDGKIQASQVPIRCPQLRCKYYISTAECKSFLPLTSFESLEKALEEANILHSDRFYCPFPNCSVLLDRSECSSASESSSSQSDNSCMECPVCKRFICVDCGVPWHSSMSCEEFQNLPLEERDSADITLHRLAQNKSWRRCQQCRRMIKLTQGCYHMTCRCGHEFCYSCGAEYREGQQSCQCAFWDEDNQEDLVTQSMQESEQWAWETFNSLPMIMDAYSEQERSQLALIQRFLAGGFSLSDHHPYQPAQSPPRCTDAYVDAMKDLHQLPWLERFVSVISDNYYEEYIQ, encoded by the exons ATGGCTGAGCTGTTGTGGGAAATGGAGGGTCAGGTATTGTTTGGTGATGAGATTCATGTGAATTTAGCTAGAGAGGAAGATGAGGAAGAGTTTCGAAGTTGTTGTGAAGATGATGAGGTTTGGAAGGAGAATGATGAACCTGTGAAAGTGGAGTCAAAAGATGATCTTGATGAGTTTTCGGTGAAGATGTTCTTCAAGGGCATTTCTATGACTGGGTTTGGGGACTCGAGTGTCGGGCTTTCTGGAATTGGAGTTGTTATGGAAAGAGCAGCCAATGTTCCTGTAATTCAGGTGCAGAAAAGGCTTGATTTTTATGTGGAGGAGCCTGTGGCTGACTATCTAGCACTGATGGATGGTTTAGTGGAGGCTGTGCAGAATAATGTCCGCCGGGTATACGCATTCACAGATTCTGAGCTTCTCTATGATCAG GTATCAAATGAGGAGAAACTTGACATGCCCCTCCTTGTAGCACTGAGGGAAAGGATCCTAGAGCATGCCGGTAATCTTGAAGCTTTTGTTCTGAAACTTGTCCCCACTATAGATCTTGACCGACCATCAAAATTAGCCCAAGTGGCAATCGGAGTTGTCTCTTTCCCTGCTAAGGGCGTTGAATCACTTGAAACCTGTTCCATCTGTTGCGATGATAAACCTTCAGTAATGATGATCGCTATGAAATGTTCTCATGAGTTCTGTTCACATTGTATGAGGACATATGTTGATGGGAAGATACAAGCCTCTCAAGTCCCCATCAGGTGCCCTCAGCTCAGATGCAAGTATTACATCTCCACTGCTGAATGCAAATCTTTCCTTCCACTCACTTCTTTCGAATCATTGGAAAAAGCCCTTGAGGAAGCAAATATTCTACATTCGGATAGATTTTACTGCCCATTTCCAAATTGTTCTGTCCTGCTCGATCGTTCTGAATGTTCTTCAGCTAGTGAAAGTTCATCAAGTCAGTCAGATAACAGCTGCATGGAATGTCCAGTTTGCAAGAGATTCATCTGTGTGGATTGTGGGGTGCCTTGGCATTCTTCAATGAGCTGTGAGGAGTTCCAAAACCTCCCACTGGAAGAGAGAGATTCTGCAGATATTACCTTACATCGCCTGGCGCAAAATAAAAGCTGGAGGCGTTGCCAGCAGTGCCGTAGGATGATTAAGCTTACTCAAGGTTGCTACCACATGACATGCCG GTGTGGCCATGAGTTCTGTTATTCTTGTGGTGCCGAATATAGAGAAGGTCAACAGTCGTGTCAATGTGCCTTCTGGGATGAAGATAACCAAGAAGATTTGGTCACTCAGTCTATGCAAGAATCTGAGCAATGGGCATGGGAAACATTTAATTCACTTCCCATGATCATGGATGCTTACTCTGAGCAAGAGAGATCACAACTGGCACTGATCCAAAGGTTCCTAGCTGGGGGTTTCAGTTTAAGTGATCACCACCCTTACCAACCGGCCCAATCTCCTCCTCGTTGTACAGATGCCTATGTAGATGCCATGAAAGATCTCCACCAGCTTCCTTGGCTCGAGAGGTTTGTTTCTGTTATAAGTGATAACTACTATGAAGAATATATCCAATGA
- the LOC101308550 gene encoding probable zinc transporter 10-like: protein MATTSSLSKVLLPIFFIILVSALIPQAHSISEGDECESETTNSCNDKAGAVPLKIIAITSILVTSMIGVSLPLVTRAVPALHPDRDLFVIVKCFAGGIILATGFMHVLPDSFDMLNSNCLAEKPWHKFPFTGFVAMLSAIVTMMVDSMATSIYSKRSKAGAVNPDTDGVAAIEGDQEMAVAGGGHGHFHSHNHQVKGGSESQLSRYRVVAMVLELGIIVHSIVIGLSLGASNNTCTIKGLVAALCFHQMFEGMGLGGCILQAEYKFMKKVIMVFFFSITTPSGIALGMAVSKMYKENSPRALVTVGLLNASSAGLLIYMALVDLLSADFMGPKLQRSIKLQIKSYMAVLLGAGGMSLLAKWA, encoded by the exons ATGGCCACTACCAGTTCACTTTCCAAAGTACTCCTCCCAATCTTCTTCATAATCCTCGTCTCCGCTCTCATTCCTCAAGCTCATTCGATATCCGAGGGCGATGAATGCGAGTCTGAAACTACCAACTCCTGCAACGACAAGGCCGGAGCTGTGCCGCTCAAGATCATAGCCATCACCTCCATCCTGGTCACCAGCATGATCGGTGTGTCCTTGCCACTCGTCACTCGCGCCGTGCCCGCCTTGCACCCCGACCGAGACCTATTCGTGATCGTCAAGTGCTTTGCCGGCGGCATTATTCTTGCCACGGGGTTCATGCACGTTTTGCCGGACTCTTTTGACATGTTGAACTCGAATTGTTTGGCTGAGAAGCCGTGGCACAAGTTTCCTTTCACTGGGTTTGTTGCTATGCTGTCTGCTATTGTGACTATGATGGTGGACTCCATGGCTACTAGCATATACAGCAAGAGATCTAAAGCCGGAGCAGTTAACCCCGATACTGATGGTGTTGCTGCCATTGAGGGAGATCAAGAGATGGCTGTGGCGGGTGGCGGACACGGACATTTTCATTCACATAATCATCAAGTTAAAGGAGGAAGTGAGTCACAACTGTCACGCTATCGCGTTGTTGCCATG GTACTGGAACTGGGGATTATTGTTCACTCAATTGTTATAGGGCTTTCTCTTGGAGCTTCAAACAACACTTGCACCATTAAAGGTCTTGTAGCTGCCCTTTGCTTCCATCAAATGTTTGAAGGCATGGGACTTGGTGGTTGCATTCTCCAG GCCGAGTACAAGTTCATGAAGAAGGTAATCATGGTGTTCTTCTTCTCGATAACAACTCCATCTGGAATTGCACTGGGAATGGCCGTGTCGAAAATGTACAAAGAAAACAGTCCAAGGGCATTAGTTACAGTAGGACTGCTGAATGCTTCTTCAGCCGGGCTCCTCATCTACATGGCATTGGTTGATCTTCTCTCTGCTGACTTCATGGGTCCAAAGTTGCAACGCAGCATTAAGCTCCAGATCAAGTCTTACATGGCGGTTCTTTTGGGTGCTGGTGGCATGTCTTTGTTGGCAAAATGGGCATAA
- the LOC101308846 gene encoding uncharacterized protein LOC101308846 translates to MAVEAQHHHPSVFVPSQLMPNRDFIKSNQANGNMYNNQMDSGLLSMPENNLMALYQSHICDQAKTSMNQAESGLTYNNIISAPRKRSRDSFMNEFNNFTVPQQKKLSSGLTSPFLDQDIAFQIQQQQSEIDRFIAHHTEKVRLELEEQRRRESRMLVSAIQDRIVKKLQEKDDEIQRMGKLNWVLQERVKSLFVENQIWRDLAQSNEAAANSLRSNLEQVLAHVSEEGHHTGNFGTAPAAPEDDAESCCGSNDYGHETEAEGRLRLGGCTDTVVGGGDRMCKRCGVRESKVLLLPCRHLCLCTMCGSTLQNCPVCDSVMNASVHVNFS, encoded by the exons ATGGCGGTTGAGGCTCAGCATCATCACCCCTCTGTGTTTGTTCCATCTCAGTTGATGCCGAATAG AGATTTCATTAAGAGTAATCAAGCAAACGGCAATATGTACAATAACCAGATGGATTCCGGTCTGCTATCAATGCCGGAAAATAATCTTATGGCGTTGTATCAGTCGCACATATGTGATCAAGCTAAGACGTCGATGAACCAAGCGGAGAGTGGTCTCACATACAACAACATCATATCTGCTCCGAGAAAGAGGTCGAGAGATTCGTTCATGAATGAGTTTAACAATTTTACGGTTCCTCAGCAGAAGAAACTATCTTCCGGTCTTACGTCACCGTTTCTCGACCAAGACATTGCCTTTCAGATCCAACAGCAGCAATCGGAGATCGACCGATTCATTGCCCATCAT ACGGAAAAAGTGAGACTAGAACTCGAAGAACAAAGAAGACGAGAATCACGAATGTTAGTGTCGGCAATCCAAGACAGAATCGTCAAGAAACTACAAGAAAAAGATGACGAGATACAGAGGATGGGCAAGCTCAATTGGGTTCTACAAGAAAGGGTGAAGAGCCTATTCGTGGAGAATCAAATATGGAGGGACTTGGCTCAATCAAACGAAGCCGCGGCCAATTCTCTGCGCTCCAATCTAGAGCAAGTCCTAGCGCACGTCAGCGAAGAAGGGCACCACACCGGAAACTTTGGTACTGCCCCAGCTGCGCCCGAAGATGATGCAGAGTCATGTTGCGGTAGCAATGATTACGGACATGAAACCGAAGCTGAAGGGCGGTTACGGTTAGGTGGTTGCACCGACACGGTGGTTGGCGGTGGCGATAGGATGTGCAAGAGGTGTGGCGTGAGGGAGTCAAAGGTGTTGTTGCTGCCATGCAGGCATCTTTGCCTATGTACAATGTGCGGGTCCACCCTTCAGAATTGTCCAGTATGTGATTCTGTCATGAATGCCAGCGTGCATGTTAATTTCTCTTAG